In Halobacillus amylolyticus, the following proteins share a genomic window:
- the hutP gene encoding hut operon transcriptional regulator HutP, with protein MTQKIPIGKLAMLVASLTPVELEPFSAQLKDVEYCQGKAGSMNMQKVISAVETAGKRNHIISEVLYRETHALYHAILEALEGVMRGQIGAGDMMRTVGLRFAIVRGSPYEQFDEGEWLAVAFYGTIGAPVKGLEHETFGLGINHIG; from the coding sequence ATGACGCAGAAGATTCCAATTGGGAAGTTAGCTATGCTAGTGGCCTCATTAACACCGGTAGAGTTGGAACCATTTTCTGCACAGTTAAAAGATGTGGAGTATTGTCAGGGTAAAGCAGGTTCCATGAATATGCAGAAAGTGATTTCAGCGGTAGAAACTGCCGGGAAGAGAAACCATATTATTTCTGAAGTGTTGTATCGTGAAACACACGCTTTGTATCATGCCATTCTAGAAGCGTTAGAAGGCGTGATGCGCGGTCAAATTGGTGCGGGAGACATGATGCGGACGGTAGGATTGCGTTTTGCTATTGTTCGAGGATCTCCATATGAGCAGTTTGATGAAGGTGAGTGGCTGGCAGTCGCTTTTTATGGAACGATTGGCGCGCCAGTGAAAGGGCTTGAACATGAAACGTTCGGGCTTGGAATTAATCATATAGGGTAA
- the nadA gene encoding quinolinate synthase NadA, whose amino-acid sequence MNILETMKSSSPTIPEKYMQMESSELTKRVRKVKDQMGTRLFLPGHHYQKDEVIEFADARGDSLKLAQISASQHEAEAIVFCGVHFMAETADILTRDDQKVYLPDMRAGCTMADMANFTQTEKAWEQLMSDFGDTILPLTYVNSTAAIKAFVGKHGGATVTSSNAAEMIQWALTQKERILFLPDQHLGRNTAYDLGISLDDMAVWDPIKEELMYVGDVEDVKVILWKGHCSVHENFTVSNVLQIREKHPYMKIIVHPECRREVVALSDEAGSTNHIIKTIEQAPPGSSWAIGTEMNLVNRIIQDHPDKQIVSLNPNMCPCLTMNRIDLPHLAWSLESLAQGKTVNLIEVNKEIAIDAKQALDRMLARA is encoded by the coding sequence ATGAACATCTTAGAAACAATGAAAAGTTCTTCACCAACGATTCCGGAAAAATATATGCAAATGGAAAGCAGCGAGCTTACTAAGCGTGTCCGGAAGGTAAAGGATCAAATGGGAACTAGACTTTTTTTACCCGGCCATCACTATCAAAAAGATGAAGTCATTGAATTTGCGGATGCACGCGGGGATTCGTTGAAGCTTGCCCAAATTTCAGCGTCGCAGCATGAAGCAGAAGCGATTGTCTTTTGCGGTGTCCATTTTATGGCCGAAACAGCGGATATCCTGACAAGAGATGATCAAAAAGTTTACCTCCCGGATATGCGAGCAGGCTGTACGATGGCCGATATGGCCAACTTCACCCAAACAGAAAAAGCATGGGAACAGTTGATGTCTGATTTCGGGGACACCATTTTACCATTGACTTATGTCAACTCAACAGCTGCCATTAAAGCATTTGTCGGAAAACATGGAGGGGCAACGGTCACCTCATCGAACGCTGCGGAAATGATCCAGTGGGCTCTTACTCAAAAAGAGCGGATTCTATTTTTGCCTGATCAACATCTTGGTCGTAATACCGCTTACGACCTTGGTATCTCTCTGGATGACATGGCTGTCTGGGATCCTATTAAAGAAGAGCTTATGTATGTGGGGGATGTTGAGGATGTAAAAGTAATCTTATGGAAAGGGCATTGTTCAGTGCATGAAAATTTCACCGTATCAAACGTCCTTCAAATACGGGAAAAACATCCATATATGAAAATCATTGTCCACCCTGAATGCCGAAGAGAAGTGGTCGCCTTGTCTGATGAAGCAGGATCCACAAACCATATTATAAAAACGATCGAGCAGGCTCCACCTGGCAGCTCATGGGCGATCGGTACAGAAATGAATCTTGTCAATCGAATCATACAGGATCATCCGGATAAGCAGATCGTTTCCCTGAATCCAAATATGTGCCCATGTTTGACAATGAACCGAATCGACCTGCCTCATCTTGCATGGTCACTTGAATCGCTCGCACAGGGAAAAACTGTCAATCTGATAGAGGTAAATAAAGAGATTGCGATCGATGCGAAGCAGGCTCTCGACCGCATGCTTGCAAGAGCGTAA
- a CDS encoding YhdT family protein → MAAKEQDHRFTIANREALIGVTLAVVNFVWWFAFAYGLGSKPPEEYSYVFGLPAWFFYSCVVGFILMAALVFFVVRFLFVEVSFEEERSGNQS, encoded by the coding sequence ATGGCTGCAAAGGAACAAGACCATCGCTTTACCATAGCAAACCGTGAAGCCTTAATTGGCGTTACTTTGGCCGTGGTCAATTTTGTTTGGTGGTTCGCCTTTGCATATGGATTAGGGAGTAAACCACCAGAAGAATATAGTTATGTCTTTGGGCTGCCAGCGTGGTTTTTTTATAGTTGTGTAGTTGGATTTATTCTAATGGCAGCGCTAGTCTTTTTTGTTGTGAGGTTTTTATTTGTGGAGGTATCGTTTGAGGAGGAACGGAGCGGTAATCAATCATGA
- a CDS encoding acyltransferase → MMKRISSIDFVKFIAMFFIVYIHSHSFKEVDLFGIEGGRIDFLIDTFARFGVPFFFMVSGYLVVKQVERKGGGYFPKYVGTLINLYVAWFLFFFLYDLVMVILDKGFKSEPIIEYISTFLTFDIFYYGAGHTQYHLWYLLAATWAMILFALFYYFGKIELLLVISFVLYVVGLFDQSYSGIYDLSFESREGAFFGIFYITLGGMFGKYQSPFTQISRRFKPWVWVLVFIGFSLLQMIEREITAHALGGDSGNYFISTILVAAALFMFIFSMPNIGEETLINKIGKNTVGIYVIHTVILDLTNRLVNFAGLSVIREHLLWGLLFTPYLFIVSYLLYMSLQRLKPKFG, encoded by the coding sequence ATGATGAAACGAATCTCTTCCATCGATTTTGTGAAATTTATAGCCATGTTTTTTATTGTATATATTCATTCGCATTCATTTAAAGAGGTCGACCTCTTCGGTATTGAGGGCGGTAGGATAGATTTCCTAATCGATACCTTTGCCCGGTTTGGAGTCCCTTTTTTCTTTATGGTCTCTGGTTACCTTGTTGTCAAACAGGTGGAACGTAAAGGCGGGGGCTATTTCCCAAAGTATGTGGGAACGTTGATTAACTTGTATGTAGCCTGGTTCTTATTTTTCTTCCTTTATGATTTAGTGATGGTCATTCTCGATAAAGGGTTTAAAAGTGAACCCATCATTGAGTATATCAGTACATTTTTGACCTTTGATATCTTCTATTACGGTGCAGGCCATACCCAGTACCATCTTTGGTATTTGCTGGCTGCGACCTGGGCTATGATCTTATTTGCTCTGTTTTATTACTTTGGAAAAATTGAGCTTCTGTTAGTGATCAGTTTTGTTTTATACGTAGTTGGGCTCTTTGATCAATCCTATTCAGGGATTTATGATCTTAGCTTCGAATCCCGTGAGGGGGCATTTTTTGGTATATTTTATATAACGTTAGGCGGGATGTTTGGAAAATATCAATCCCCATTCACTCAAATTTCACGACGATTTAAGCCGTGGGTATGGGTATTGGTGTTTATTGGGTTTTCCTTATTACAAATGATCGAAAGGGAAATCACAGCCCATGCTCTCGGTGGGGATAGCGGAAATTATTTTATTTCAACGATTCTTGTCGCGGCCGCATTATTTATGTTTATATTCAGCATGCCTAACATTGGAGAGGAAACCCTCATTAATAAAATTGGGAAAAACACTGTAGGGATTTATGTCATTCACACGGTTATTTTGGATCTAACCAATCGTTTGGTCAATTTTGCTGGATTAAGTGTTATACGTGAGCATTTATTGTGGGGACTTTTGTTTACACCTTATCTGTTTATTGTATCTTATTTGCTTTATATGAGCCTTCAGCGCCTCAAACCTAAATTCGGATAA
- the hutH gene encoding histidine ammonia-lyase — MIQLNGSDLTLKQMKSIIYGKEIIAINPESMKKVRKSRAAVERIVSNGETVYGINTGFGKFSDVRIKDEDVDNLQLHLIRSHACGVGENFPAVVSKAMVVLRLNALLKGFSGVRPCVVERLRDMVNENIFPVIPSQGSLGASGDLAPLSHLALVLVGEGEVHYRGKIRPTQEAYQKLGYESLTLKAKEGLALINGTQAMTAMGVINYIEAERLVDQSDWVSSMTLESLEGIIDAFHPAIHEARGYPEQMEVAERVRTITSDSKLITHQGEKRVQDAYSLRCIPQVHGASRQSLAYVKEKLEIEMNAATDNPLIFDDGETVVSGGNFHGQPIALAMDFLKIAVAEIANISERRVERLVNPQLNDLPGFLSPDPGLQSGAMIMQYVAASLVSENKTLAHPASVDSIPSSANQEDHVSMGTIGARHAYQIIVNAQKVVSIEMICAMQALEYRGISLASSSIQRLFAKGREVVPSITEDRIFSKDIETLSKWLSCDQFDWTIQRKTISS, encoded by the coding sequence ATGATTCAATTAAATGGTTCGGACTTAACATTAAAGCAAATGAAAAGCATTATTTATGGTAAAGAAATCATCGCCATTAACCCAGAGAGTATGAAAAAGGTGCGGAAAAGCAGGGCTGCCGTAGAGAGGATTGTTTCAAATGGGGAAACGGTTTATGGCATTAACACGGGGTTCGGAAAATTTAGTGATGTTCGTATTAAAGATGAAGATGTCGATAACTTACAGCTTCATTTGATTCGCTCTCATGCTTGTGGTGTGGGGGAGAATTTCCCTGCAGTTGTCAGCAAAGCAATGGTGGTACTAAGGCTCAATGCGTTACTCAAAGGATTCTCAGGCGTACGTCCATGTGTGGTGGAACGTTTGCGTGACATGGTTAATGAGAATATTTTTCCAGTCATTCCTAGTCAAGGCTCACTTGGCGCTTCAGGTGATCTTGCACCGCTTTCACACCTTGCTTTAGTACTAGTGGGGGAAGGAGAAGTCCATTATCGTGGCAAAATCAGGCCAACACAGGAAGCTTATCAAAAGCTTGGCTATGAATCTCTTACACTGAAAGCCAAAGAAGGCCTTGCTCTTATTAATGGGACACAGGCGATGACAGCTATGGGGGTGATCAATTATATTGAAGCAGAACGTCTAGTCGACCAAAGTGACTGGGTTTCATCCATGACGTTAGAATCACTTGAAGGAATTATTGATGCCTTCCATCCAGCTATTCATGAAGCACGAGGCTATCCTGAACAAATGGAAGTGGCAGAAAGAGTTCGTACGATTACGAGTGACAGTAAACTGATCACACACCAAGGGGAAAAAAGGGTGCAAGACGCCTATTCCCTCCGATGTATCCCGCAGGTCCACGGTGCTTCAAGGCAGAGCCTTGCTTATGTCAAAGAAAAGCTTGAGATTGAAATGAATGCGGCAACAGATAACCCACTTATTTTTGACGATGGGGAGACTGTGGTATCAGGCGGGAACTTCCACGGACAGCCGATTGCCCTTGCCATGGACTTCTTGAAAATCGCAGTAGCGGAAATAGCTAATATCTCAGAACGTCGGGTGGAGCGGCTCGTTAACCCGCAGTTAAATGACCTGCCAGGCTTCTTAAGTCCGGATCCTGGTCTACAATCTGGGGCGATGATCATGCAATATGTTGCTGCCTCCCTCGTTTCGGAAAATAAAACGTTGGCCCATCCAGCCAGTGTGGACTCGATCCCATCCTCTGCAAACCAGGAGGACCATGTCAGTATGGGAACCATCGGGGCTCGCCATGCGTATCAAATCATTGTGAATGCGCAAAAAGTAGTTTCCATTGAAATGATTTGTGCTATGCAGGCTCTTGAATATCGCGGTATCTCGTTAGCGTCATCTTCCATTCAAAGACTTTTTGCAAAAGGGAGAGAAGTGGTGCCATCGATAACGGAGGATCGTATTTTTTCAAAAGATATCGAAACCCTTTCGAAATGGTTGAGCTGTGATCAATTTGATTGGACAATACAACGGAAGACCATATCTAGTTAA
- the nadC gene encoding carboxylating nicotinate-nucleotide diphosphorylase gives MNQLKLKQALEHFFIEDIGDIDVTSDYLFAGVHGGEVVFEAKQSGVLSGTAVIVIGFQMLDPSISVQLLKKDGDVISQGETIAIANGEWASLLKGERVILNLVQRMSGIATMTNKAVTSLNSAHTRICDTRKTIPGLRMFEKYAVRTGGGFNHRNGLYDAVMIKDNHITFAGSIKEAVRQVRKRVGHMVKVEVETETEEQVLETVEAGADCIMFDNRSVEEIQRFVKLVPPHIMTEASGGITLKDLSKYSDCGVDYISLGCLTHSTPSLDISANVHMNERRD, from the coding sequence TTGAATCAGTTAAAGCTTAAACAGGCTCTGGAGCATTTTTTCATTGAAGACATTGGTGATATCGATGTAACTAGTGATTATTTATTTGCAGGAGTTCATGGAGGGGAAGTTGTTTTTGAGGCGAAGCAATCGGGAGTTTTAAGTGGAACAGCCGTGATCGTAATCGGTTTTCAAATGCTTGATCCATCGATTAGCGTTCAATTACTGAAAAAGGATGGTGATGTGATTTCTCAAGGGGAGACAATTGCTATCGCTAATGGGGAATGGGCGAGTTTGTTAAAAGGAGAGCGTGTGATCTTAAATCTCGTTCAGCGAATGAGTGGAATTGCGACAATGACAAATAAGGCTGTTACAAGTTTAAATAGTGCACACACAAGGATATGCGATACTAGAAAGACGATCCCGGGACTTCGGATGTTTGAAAAGTATGCTGTCAGGACAGGCGGCGGCTTTAATCATCGGAATGGGTTGTATGATGCTGTCATGATTAAAGATAACCACATTACTTTTGCCGGATCTATTAAGGAAGCAGTTAGGCAAGTGCGGAAGCGAGTCGGTCATATGGTGAAGGTTGAAGTCGAAACAGAAACTGAAGAACAGGTGCTTGAGACAGTCGAAGCGGGGGCGGATTGTATTATGTTCGATAATCGCAGTGTTGAGGAAATTCAGAGATTCGTAAAGCTTGTCCCACCACATATTATGACCGAAGCATCTGGAGGGATTACATTAAAGGACCTTTCAAAATACAGCGATTGCGGTGTTGATTACATTTCCTTAGGATGTTTGACCCACTCTACGCCCTCGCTTGACATCAGTGCCAACGTACATATGAATGAGAGGAGGGATTAA
- a CDS encoding Na+/H+ antiporter family protein: protein MFTNAVIISVLVMVILSLVRVNVIFAILIAAITAGVVSGMNVSESVSVIVSGMGGQSNTALSYILLGIFAVMIGLSGITSILVNKMLKVIGDRKLVLVFTIAGLACLSQNVIPVHIAFIPILIPPLLSLFDRIKLDRRAVASALTFGLKAPYIMIPAGFGLIFQGIIRDEMKANGMEIALNKVTLAMLFPGAGMIVGLFIALLISYRKDRVSQNGKPDPKISDDENVPEDVFHRKDIKWGMEHWMTILAIVVALALQLYTDSLVIGALAGIIVMFLTRVVKFYQGEQVVQEGIGMMGMIAFVMLIASGYATILKETGSVQALVDQTEGLLGGSHLLIAIVMLLVGLLITMGIGSSFGTIPVIAALYVPICLTAGFSPMATAALIGTAGALGDAGSPASDSTLGPTSGLNADGKHHHIWETCVPTFLHYNIPLFIFGVIAAVIL, encoded by the coding sequence ATGTTCACAAATGCTGTGATCATAAGTGTGTTAGTCATGGTCATATTGAGCCTGGTTCGCGTCAATGTCATTTTTGCCATATTGATCGCGGCCATTACAGCAGGGGTAGTTTCAGGAATGAATGTTTCGGAATCCGTGTCAGTCATCGTTTCGGGGATGGGCGGTCAATCGAATACGGCGCTTAGTTATATACTACTCGGAATATTTGCAGTCATGATTGGCTTATCAGGGATAACGAGCATCTTGGTGAATAAAATGCTCAAGGTGATAGGTGATCGGAAACTTGTCCTCGTTTTTACCATTGCGGGACTAGCTTGTCTTTCACAAAACGTCATTCCTGTCCATATCGCTTTTATTCCGATCTTAATCCCGCCATTGCTCTCATTATTTGACCGAATTAAATTGGACAGAAGAGCCGTAGCGTCTGCCCTGACGTTCGGATTGAAAGCACCTTATATTATGATACCTGCAGGGTTTGGGCTGATATTTCAGGGGATTATTCGTGATGAGATGAAGGCAAATGGAATGGAAATTGCTTTAAATAAGGTGACGCTTGCGATGCTGTTTCCTGGTGCAGGAATGATTGTTGGATTATTTATTGCCCTGCTCATTTCTTATCGAAAAGATCGGGTTAGTCAAAATGGAAAGCCTGATCCCAAAATATCTGATGATGAGAATGTTCCTGAAGATGTTTTCCATCGAAAAGACATTAAGTGGGGAATGGAGCACTGGATGACGATCCTGGCCATTGTGGTGGCTCTTGCTCTGCAGCTTTATACGGACTCCCTCGTGATCGGTGCCTTGGCCGGTATCATCGTTATGTTTCTAACTAGAGTTGTTAAATTCTATCAAGGTGAGCAAGTTGTTCAGGAGGGGATCGGGATGATGGGTATGATCGCCTTTGTCATGCTGATTGCTTCTGGTTACGCTACGATTTTAAAAGAAACGGGATCCGTTCAAGCACTTGTTGATCAAACTGAAGGGCTTTTAGGTGGATCTCACTTACTGATCGCGATTGTTATGCTCCTAGTCGGTTTGCTGATCACCATGGGGATTGGCTCTTCATTTGGTACGATACCAGTGATTGCGGCACTTTATGTTCCTATTTGTCTAACAGCCGGATTTTCACCGATGGCTACTGCTGCCTTAATTGGAACAGCTGGTGCGCTCGGGGACGCAGGTTCTCCCGCTTCAGACAGTACACTTGGACCAACATCGGGATTAAATGCAGACGGTAAACACCATCATATTTGGGAAACATGTGTGCCAACATTCTTGCATTATAATATCCCACTGTTCATATTCGGGGTTATTGCAGCGGTCATCCTTTAA
- a CDS encoding YitT family protein, translated as MTQRSPQIKLIIEYCYIMIGSAFVGLSFNMFLLPAKLASGGVSGISTILYELYKFNPAFVQWAINIPLFILGILLLGKDFSLKTLVGTLFVPFVIWLTADLPFKVDNPLLAAIYGGILLGVGLGTVYRGKGSTGGTAMIAQALKKYTGFSSGFSQLIVDGFVVITSAIVFNLELALFAMMSIYVTSKVIDFVQLQTSPSKLVLIISEKEELIQSIIKDEIDRGLTKIRTVGGHSNTEKTMILCVVEQEEAIYLKKALQEKEPTSFIVFLNASEILGRGFSLSKFYETGK; from the coding sequence ATGACCCAGCGATCACCTCAAATCAAACTAATTATTGAATACTGTTATATTATGATCGGTTCGGCTTTTGTTGGTTTATCATTTAACATGTTTTTACTGCCAGCTAAATTAGCTTCAGGCGGTGTTTCTGGGATAAGTACCATTTTATATGAGTTGTACAAGTTTAATCCGGCTTTTGTCCAGTGGGCGATTAATATTCCACTGTTTATTTTGGGAATTCTTCTTCTTGGGAAAGACTTTAGCTTAAAAACGTTAGTGGGAACATTATTTGTACCATTTGTCATCTGGCTTACGGCTGATCTCCCCTTTAAAGTGGACAATCCTTTGCTGGCTGCGATTTATGGTGGAATTCTGTTAGGGGTTGGTCTCGGAACAGTTTATCGAGGAAAAGGATCAACCGGAGGCACAGCGATGATTGCTCAGGCATTGAAAAAGTATACAGGTTTTTCGAGTGGTTTTTCCCAATTAATCGTAGATGGATTTGTCGTGATTACTTCTGCGATCGTGTTTAACCTGGAGCTTGCTTTATTTGCGATGATGTCCATTTATGTGACAAGTAAAGTGATCGACTTTGTTCAACTACAAACATCGCCATCGAAACTTGTCCTGATTATTTCTGAAAAGGAAGAACTAATTCAGTCGATCATTAAAGATGAAATTGATCGAGGTCTGACGAAAATCCGTACAGTCGGAGGTCATTCAAATACCGAAAAGACAATGATTCTTTGTGTTGTTGAGCAGGAGGAAGCGATTTATTTAAAAAAAGCACTACAGGAAAAAGAACCGACTTCTTTCATTGTCTTCCTTAACGCTTCTGAAATTCTTGGACGAGGTTTTTCTTTATCAAAATTTTATGAAACAGGAAAGTAG
- the nadB gene encoding L-aspartate oxidase, with translation MNRADVIIVGSGIAALQLAVHLPRNFHVIVLTKSQMKKSNSSLAQGGIAAAIGAEDDPTFHYKDTMEAGRNVNNQLAVHRLTDKAPETIQELVNDQCPFDRDQNGSLQLGREGAHSHSRIVHSGGDQTGRMMIDCLVEKLGSNVHIYENQCVYDLHMEKEGRCYGVKSKTGDELSHSIFAPHVVLATGGCGQLYSFTSNAKEVTGDGIALAYWAGARVKNMEFVQFHPTLLFCNGKTEGLVSEAIRGEGAQLVDDKGKQIMAGVHPMRDLAPRHVVAQTIFNSIQKGRPVYLDISSIPEFKKRFPTAAQLCQRNQVSGSIPVAPGCHFLMGGIEVDDVGRTNVPGLYAVGEAACTDVHGANRLASNSLLEGLVYGKKLAKHIAEQALTPFFQEPPSCNHHENVSGLTLPTVEEIQCHMMDRAGIVREEKSLLTQLKWIESFKLEKWVRTDFSQLTIKQWSILSMLQTSWLITNAALKRTESRGGHFRSDFPYERDEWQGKHTTEIRCSEKRRSLESVKA, from the coding sequence TTGAATAGAGCGGACGTAATTATTGTGGGAAGCGGGATCGCTGCATTACAGCTTGCCGTTCATCTTCCCAGAAATTTTCATGTGATTGTTCTCACAAAGTCACAGATGAAAAAGAGCAATTCATCATTGGCTCAAGGGGGAATTGCTGCTGCGATTGGGGCTGAGGATGATCCTACTTTTCACTATAAAGATACGATGGAAGCGGGCAGGAATGTGAATAATCAACTGGCTGTTCATCGGTTAACGGACAAGGCGCCGGAGACTATTCAAGAGCTTGTCAATGATCAATGTCCATTTGATCGTGACCAAAACGGCAGCCTTCAGCTTGGAAGGGAAGGAGCACATAGCCACTCAAGAATCGTGCATAGCGGAGGAGATCAGACTGGCCGCATGATGATTGATTGTTTAGTAGAAAAGTTGGGTTCAAACGTACATATTTATGAGAATCAATGTGTGTATGATCTACACATGGAGAAAGAGGGCCGTTGTTATGGGGTCAAAAGTAAAACAGGAGATGAATTGTCCCATAGCATCTTTGCTCCTCACGTTGTTTTGGCCACAGGCGGCTGCGGACAGCTTTATTCGTTTACCTCAAATGCAAAGGAAGTAACCGGGGACGGGATCGCGCTAGCTTACTGGGCTGGAGCGAGAGTGAAAAATATGGAGTTTGTACAATTTCATCCGACGTTACTTTTTTGCAATGGAAAAACGGAAGGACTTGTATCAGAAGCCATTCGTGGGGAAGGGGCACAGCTCGTGGATGACAAAGGGAAGCAGATAATGGCTGGCGTTCACCCAATGCGCGATTTAGCACCAAGACATGTTGTCGCTCAAACGATTTTTAACTCGATACAAAAGGGCCGACCTGTGTATTTAGATATCTCATCGATCCCCGAATTTAAAAAAAGATTTCCAACAGCCGCCCAGCTATGTCAACGAAATCAAGTGAGTGGGAGCATTCCTGTTGCCCCAGGTTGTCATTTTCTTATGGGAGGAATTGAAGTCGATGATGTGGGGAGGACGAATGTTCCTGGTCTTTACGCGGTTGGGGAGGCCGCTTGTACAGATGTTCACGGAGCAAATCGACTCGCCAGCAACTCTTTACTTGAAGGATTAGTCTACGGTAAAAAACTTGCTAAGCATATTGCAGAACAGGCTTTAACGCCCTTTTTCCAAGAGCCGCCAAGTTGTAATCATCATGAGAATGTATCTGGCCTAACGCTGCCGACAGTAGAAGAAATTCAATGCCATATGATGGATCGGGCAGGGATTGTTCGAGAGGAAAAATCACTGCTTACCCAACTCAAATGGATTGAATCGTTTAAGCTTGAAAAATGGGTGAGAACAGACTTTAGCCAGCTTACAATAAAGCAATGGTCCATTTTGTCAATGCTACAAACATCCTGGCTGATCACAAACGCAGCTTTGAAACGAACAGAAAGCCGCGGAGGTCATTTCCGAAGCGATTTTCCATATGAAAGAGATGAATGGCAAGGGAAGCATACAACAGAAATTAGATGTTCAGAAAAGAGGAGATCACTTGAATCAGTTAAAGCTTAA
- a CDS encoding PRK06851 family protein, with protein sequence MAGKVHHFFAGDHTAKGFYPLYAFNYQGLERVFILQGLPYTGKSSLMEKLADEWKGEGFDIEVIHSSSDNQAIDGVIIQQLKLGIYGGDTPLYVFNDENLEYINMDTTVNFDSLNGKKDTIIQLKEKIKNAYQEAQNSFKAGLEIHDDLEDIYINQMNFTKANQLTTQLIHQLFNNRKAASNDAVVKRRFFGASTPQGVVDYIPNLTEDLDKRYFIKGRAGTGKSTILKQIAAAGESLGFDVEIYHCGFDPLSLDMVIVRELGFCVFDSTDPHEYFPDREGDEIVDVYAEAVTPGTDEKYADEIDNLTRGYKSYMKEGVAYLKEAKQHDDELQSIYKDAVDNSVTDKIFEKLHLEVGKKASSLE encoded by the coding sequence ATGGCGGGGAAAGTACATCATTTTTTTGCGGGAGATCATACAGCAAAAGGCTTTTATCCTTTGTATGCTTTCAATTATCAGGGACTTGAGCGTGTATTTATACTGCAAGGTTTACCTTATACAGGTAAATCAAGTCTTATGGAGAAGCTGGCAGATGAATGGAAAGGTGAGGGTTTCGATATAGAAGTGATTCATTCCTCTTCAGATAATCAAGCAATAGACGGAGTAATTATCCAGCAGTTGAAGCTTGGTATTTATGGCGGGGACACCCCGTTATATGTTTTTAATGATGAAAACTTGGAATACATCAATATGGATACTACCGTAAATTTTGACAGTTTAAACGGTAAAAAAGATACCATTATTCAACTGAAAGAGAAAATAAAAAATGCATACCAGGAAGCACAGAACTCATTTAAAGCTGGTCTTGAGATCCATGATGACCTTGAGGATATTTACATTAATCAGATGAATTTTACCAAAGCAAATCAGTTAACCACTCAATTGATACATCAGTTATTTAACAATCGAAAAGCTGCAAGTAATGATGCTGTAGTCAAACGTCGCTTCTTCGGTGCTTCTACACCACAGGGAGTGGTTGATTATATTCCGAATTTAACAGAAGACTTAGATAAACGCTATTTCATAAAAGGGCGCGCAGGAACAGGGAAGTCTACTATCCTCAAGCAAATAGCTGCAGCTGGTGAAAGTCTTGGCTTTGATGTAGAGATTTACCATTGTGGGTTTGATCCCTTGAGTCTAGATATGGTAATCGTCCGCGAATTAGGATTTTGCGTTTTTGACAGCACAGACCCGCATGAGTATTTCCCGGATCGAGAAGGCGATGAAATCGTTGATGTCTATGCCGAAGCCGTCACTCCTGGTACAGACGAAAAGTATGCAGATGAAATTGATAATCTCACCCGTGGTTATAAATCTTACATGAAAGAAGGCGTCGCTTATTTAAAAGAAGCAAAACAACATGATGATGAGCTCCAATCAATCTATAAGGATGCTGTAGATAACTCAGTAACTGATAAAATTTTTGAAAAGCTTCATCTGGAGGTAGGAAAGAAAGCGAGTAGCCTGGAGTAA